The following are encoded in a window of Carassius auratus strain Wakin chromosome 6, ASM336829v1, whole genome shotgun sequence genomic DNA:
- the eefsec gene encoding selenocysteine-specific elongation factor has protein sequence MADPSPPRTLNFNVGVLGHVDSGKTSLARALSSTASTAAFDKNPQSKERGITLDLGFSAFTVPLPEHLKESCGERRYDSLQFTLVDCPGHASLIRTIIGGAQIIDLMMLVVDVVKGMQTQTAECLLIGQLTCSRMIVILNKTDLLPSDKRQTAIDKMTKRMYKTLENTRFKGCPIIAVAAKPGGPEAPETDEPQGITELINLLKAQAFFPRRDPSGSLLMAVDHCFSIRGQGTVITGTILQGSLSVNDNVEIPALKVTRKVKSVQMFRKPVPSAIQGDRVGVCVTQFDPKLLERGVVCTPGSLQTIYAAVISVQKIEYYRGALTSRAKFHITVGHETVMARISFFNRVLLANENGDCFPTSPEQNAKSFSFDWEFHHLDEYLTCQAEGGNGEPQQWALLEFERPVTCPPLCLVIGSRLDSDIHGNACRLAFHGKLLEGFEDKNYTETALPRLKISKDKQKEGAVERVTDDYTVIGRNLFKKETNLQLFVGLKVTLSTGETGSIEGGFGQSGKIKIRIPEGLKEETKQLLSSSSKKKGKGGAKNESSKPEETKPDTQPVTIHLNFKRYIYDPQKKMVQS, from the exons ATGGCAGATCCCAGTCCTCCTAGAACTCTGAACTTTAACGTCGGTGTCCTCGGCCATGTGGACAGCGGGAAAACGTCTCTCGCCCGTGCGCTGAGCAGCACCGCATCCACCGCAGCCTTCGACAAGAACCCGCAGTCCAAAGAGCGAGGCATCACGCTGGATCTCGGCTTCAGTGCGTTTACGGTGCCGTTACCGGAGCACCTGAAAGAGTCCTGCGGGGAAAGACGATACGACAGTCTGCAGTTCACACTGGTGGACTGCCCAGGACATGCCTCTCTCATACGCACTATTATTGGGG GGGCTCAGATCATTGATCTGATGATGTTGGTGGTAGACGTTGTGAAAGGTATGCAGACACAAACAGCAGAGTGCCTGTTGATTGGTCAGCTCACCTGCTCCCGTATGATCGTCATCCTCAACAAAACAGACCTGTTGCCTAGTGACAAGAGACAGACAGCTATTGACAAAATGACCAAGAGGATGTACAAAACTCTCGAGAACACAAG ATTTAAAGGTTGCCCTATTATTGCTGTGGCAGCAAAGCCAGGTGGTCCTGAGGCCCCAGAAACAGACGAGCCACAAGGAATAACTGAACTCATAAAT TTATTAAAGGCCCAAGCGTTCTTTCCTCGTAGAGATCCTTCAGGTTCTCTTCTGATGGCTGTAGATCACTGCTTCTCCATCCGTGGCCAGGGAACAGTCATTACCGGCACCATCCTACAAGGGTCACTCAGTGTCAATGATAATGTAGAGATACCAGCATTAAAG GTGACTCGCAAGGTCAAATCTGTGCAGATGTTTCGTAAGCCGGTTCCTAGTGCTATACAAGGGGATCGGGTCGGCGTGTGTGTGACCCAGTTTGATCCAAAACTGTTAGAACGGGGTGTAGTATGCACACCAGGCTCATTGCAGACTATTTACGCTGCTGTTATATCCGTCCAAAAGATTGAATACTATCGCGGAGCACTTACCAGCCGTGCAAAGTTTCACATCACTGTTGGACACGAAACTGTTATGGCACGTATTTCATTTTTCAATCGAGTGCTTCTTGCCAATGAAAATGGAGACTGTTTTCCCACCTCTCCAGAGCAAAATGCTAAATCCTTCTCATTTGATTGGGAGTTTCACCACTTGGATGAGTATTTGACATGTCAGGCAGAAGGTGGGAATGGGGAACCACAGCAGTGGGCTTTACTTGAGTTTGAACGACCGGTCACATGTCCACCACTTTGCTTAGTGATTGGGTCACGACTGGACTCGGATATCCATGGTAACGCATGCAGACTTGCCTTTCATGGAAAGCTTCTGGAAGGCTTTGAGGACAAAAACTACACAGAGACAGCACTGCCTCGGCTCAAAATCAGCAAAGACAAGCAGAAAGAAGGAGCAGTGGAACGG GTGACAGATGACTACACTGTGATTGGTCGAAACCTGTTTAAGAAGGAGACAAACCTTCAGCTGTTTGTGGGTTTAAAAGTTACACTGTCGACAGGAGAAACAGGCTCCATTGAAGGAGGTTTCGGCCAAAGTGGCAAAATCAAAATCAGAATACCAG AGGGGCTGAAAGAAGAAACCAAGCAGCTTCTATCCTCTTCCTCTAAAAAGAAGGGGAAGGGTGGGGCCAAAAATGAATCCTCAAAACCCGAGGAGACTAAGCCCGACACTCAGCCAGTCACCATACATTTGAACTTCAAACGCTATATATATGATCCCCAAAAAAAGATGGTACAGTCCTGA
- the LOC113095121 gene encoding ruvB-like 1 codes for MKIEEVKSTTKTQRIASHSHVKGLGLDEAGNAKQSASGLVGQETAREACGIIVELIRSKKMAGRAVLLAGPPGTGKTALALAVAQELGNKVPFCPMVGSEVYSTEIKKTEVLMENFRRAIGLRIKETKEVYEGEVTELTPCETENPMGGYGKTISHVIIGLKTAKGTKQLKLDPSIYESLQKERVEVGDVIYIEANSGAVKRQGRCDTFATEFDLEAEEYVPLPKGDVHKKKEIIQDVTLHDLDIANARPQGGQDILSMMGQLMKPKKTEITDKLRGEINKVVNKYIDQGVAELVPGVLFIDEVHMLDIECFTYLHRALESSIAPIVVFASNRGNCLIRGTEDISSPHGIPLDLLDRIMIIRTMLYTPQEMKQIIKIRAQTEGINISEEALSHLGEIGTKTTLRYAVQLLTPASLLARVQGKEVVEKEQIEEINELFYDAKSSAKILQDQHTKFMK; via the exons atgaagatcGAAGAGGTAAAAAGCACAACAAAGACGCAGCGCATCGCTTCTCACAGCCATGTGAAGGGTCTCGGGCTGGACGAGGCCGGTAACGCTAAACAGTCCGCGTCAGGGCTAGTGGGACAGGAGACAGCCAGAGAG GCTTGTGGCATCATCGTAGAGCTGATTCGTTCCAAAAAGATGGCAGGCAGAGCCGTTTTACTGGCCGGACCTCCTGGAACTGGCAAG ACTGCTCTAGCATTAGCCGTGGCTCAGGAATTGGGAAATAAAGTGCCGTTCTGTCCTATGGTGGGCAGTGAAGTGTATTCAACAGAAATCAAGAAGACGGAGGTGCTGATGGAGAACTTTAGAAGAGCAATTG GTCTGCGTATCAAGGAGACTAAAGAGGTGTATGAGGGAGAGGTCACTGAACTGACTCCTTGTGAGACGGAGAACCCAATGGGAGGCTATGGCAAAACTATCAGTCATGTCATTATCGGTTTGAAGACAGCAAAAGGCACCAAACAGTTAAAG CTGGATCCCAGTATCTATGAAAGTCTGCAGAAGGAGAGAGTGGAGGTCGGTGATGTTATCTACATCGAAGCGAACAGTGGGGCAGTCAAG AGGCAGGGACGATGTGACACATTTGCAACAGAGTTCGATTTGGAGGCAGAAGAGTACGTACCTCTACCGAAAGGCGATGTACACAAAAAGAAAGAGATTATTCAGGATGTTACACTTCATGACCTGGATATTGCTAATGCAAGACCTCag GGAGGCCAGGACATACTTTCTATGATGGGTCAATTGATGAAACCCAAAAAGACAGAAATCACAG ATAAACTGCGAGGGGAGATCAATAAGGTTGTGAACAAGTACATTGATCAGGGTGTGGCAGAGCTGGTTCCTGGTGTGCTGTTCATTGATGAAGTTCACATGCTGGACATTGAGTGTTTTACCTACCTGCACCGAGCACTGGAGAGCTCCATCGCTCCCATAGTAGTGTTTGCATCTAATAGAGGAAACTGCCTCATCAG GGGGACTGAAGACATCAGCTCTCCTCACGGCATTCCACTGGATCTGCTGGATCGAATCATGATTATCAGAACTATGCTGTACACTCCTCAAGAAATGAAACAG ATCATAAAGATCCGAGCTCAGACTGAAGGAATCAACATCAGCGAGGAGGCTTTATCTCATCTTGGTGAAATCGGTACCAAGACTACACTCAG ATATGCAGTACAGCTGCTGACCCCTGCCAGTCTGCTGGCACGAGTTCAGGGGAAGGAAGTAGTCGAAAAGGAACAAATAGAAGAAATTAATGAACTCTTCTATGATGCAAAGTCCTCTGCGAAAATCCTGCAAGATCAGCACACCAAATTTATGAAATAA
- the mustn1a gene encoding musculoskeletal embryonic nuclear protein 1a isoform X1 — protein sequence MSWTRFEYCMFFFSQTCFVFLTFFQILLQKMQYLYVQFLLMTSKVADGLMQGEEEEVKRPEVKAEDLIGARDKLASGTEVKSKTFEVMQECERAGKVAPSIFSKARSGSETAFNKPSKKK from the exons ATGTCATGGACCAGATTTgaatattgtatgttttttttttcacaaacatgttttgttttcttgaCATTTTTTCAAATTTTACTCCAGAAGATGCAGTACCTCTATGTTCAGTTTTTGCTTATGACATCAAAAGTAGCTGATGGTTTGATG CAGggtgaagaagaagaagttaAGAGGCCTGAGGTAAAAGCGGAGGATTTGATTGGAGCCAGAGATAAACTGGCGTCTGGAACAGAGGTGAAGAGCAAGACCTTTGAAGTGATGCAGGAATGCG AACGAGCCGGGAAGGTCGCGCCATCCATCTTCAGCAAAGCTCGCTCAGGATCTGAGACTGCCTTTAACAAACCCAGCAAGAAAAAATAA
- the mustn1a gene encoding musculoskeletal embryonic nuclear protein 1a isoform X2, with translation MSQQGEEEEVKRPEVKAEDLIGARDKLASGTEVKSKTFEVMQECERAGKVAPSIFSKARSGSETAFNKPSKKK, from the exons ATGTCTCAA CAGggtgaagaagaagaagttaAGAGGCCTGAGGTAAAAGCGGAGGATTTGATTGGAGCCAGAGATAAACTGGCGTCTGGAACAGAGGTGAAGAGCAAGACCTTTGAAGTGATGCAGGAATGCG AACGAGCCGGGAAGGTCGCGCCATCCATCTTCAGCAAAGCTCGCTCAGGATCTGAGACTGCCTTTAACAAACCCAGCAAGAAAAAATAA
- the LOC113095131 gene encoding protein RFT1 homolog codes for MGSEDVLKSASTLASYNVLLQVMFRVLTFLLNAFTLRFVSKELIGVVNVRLMLLYSTLVFLSREAFRRACLSGEGAGRNWRQVINLLWLTFPVGCVWGVLLVCVWWWLLQAPDSETIPHYVPAVGLFCLAALTELLAEPLWVLAHAHMFVRLKVIAESLAMIAKCLVTVVLVVSTPQWGLYIFSAAQWVYAGFLLVCYVLYFINFLGSEEAQKKLFPVSHIKDLLPSRVDHEPLLNWKLTTLTWSFFKQSFLKQILTEGERYVMTFLNVLNFGEQGVYDIINNLGSMVARFLFLPIEESFYVFFAQVLERGRDVRHQKQEEVSMAAEVLECLLKLVLLIGLIITVFGYAYSHLALDIYGGELLSSGAGPALLRCYSCYVLLLAINGVTECFVFAAMSKEEVDRYNLVMLGLSVSFLLLSYWLTWVLGGVGFILANCCNMALRITHSIVYIQRYFLQSEYTPLWGLRPHSAVIIALGVSSILTTCSESMFCCDGGWLLRLVHVAVGAVCLLGVVITVFLTETRLVQFVRTQLLPKYSKKHT; via the exons ATGGGCTCAGAGGATGTGCTCAAGAGTGCTTCAACACTGGCCTCATACAATGTTCTGCTTCAG GTGATGTTTCGAGTGTTGACGTTTCTCTTGAACGCATTTACTTTACGGTTTGTGTCTAAGGAGCTGATAGGTGTGGTAAATGTCAG GTTGATGCTGCTCTATTCTACATTGGTGTTTTTGTCTAGGGAGGCGTTCCGGAGGGCGTGTCTAAGCGGCGAAGGGGCGGGGCGTAACTGGAGACAGGTTATCAACCTGTTATGGCTCAC ATTTCCTGTAGGTTGTGTGTGGGGTGtgttgttggtgtgtgtgtggtggtggctGCTCCAGGCACCTGATTCAGAGACCATCCCTCATTATGTTCCTGCTGTTGGATTGTTCTGCTTGGCTGCGCTTACAGAGCTGCTGGCTGAACCTCTCTGGGTTCTTGCACATGCACACATGTTCGTCCGTTTGAAG GTGATTGCCGAAAGCTTAGCCATGATTGCTAAATGTCTTGTTACTGTAGTGTTGGTGGTCTCAACACCTCAGTGGGGGCTCTATATCTTTTCTGCAGCCCAG TGGGTCTATGCAGGGTTTTTATTGGTTTGTTACGTGTTATACTTCATTAATTTCCTCGGCTCAGAGGAAGCACAGAAGAAATTGTTTCCTGTTAGTCACATAAAAGACCTTCTGCCATCTAGAGTTGATCATGAG cCACTTCTAAATTGGAAGTTGACCACACTAACCTGGAGCTTTTTCAAACAGTCATTTCTCAAACAGATACTTACAGAAG GCGAGCGTTACGTGATGACATTTTTGAATGTGCTTAACTTTGGAGAGCAGG GAGTTTATGATATAATAAACAATCTGGGCTCAATGGTAGCAAGATTTCTTTTTTTGCCCATCGAGGAGAGTTTCTATGTGTTCTTCGCTCAAGTCCTGGAGCGTGGACGAGATGTACGACATCAAAAACAA GAGGAGGTTTCCATGGCAGCTGAAGTACTGGAATGTCTTTTGAAGCTGGTGCTTTTGATTGGTCTGATCATCACAGTTTTTGGTTATGCATATTCTCATCTGGCACTTGACATCTACGGTGGGGAACTTCTGAGCAGCGGAGCCG GGCCAGCTCTCCTCCGGTGTTATAGTTGTTATGTTCTGCTGTTAGCCATTAATGGAGTAacagaatgttttgtttttgctgcCATGAGCAAAGAGGAGGTTGACAG aTATAATCTAGTGATGCTGGGTCTGTCAGTCTCATTTCTTCTCCTTTCTTATTGGCTAACATGGGTGTTAGGGGGTGTTGGCTTCATTTTAGCTAATTGCTGTAACATGGCTCTACGAATCACTCACAGTATTGTTTACATACAACGCTATTTCCTGCAAAGTGAATACACACCCCTGTGGGGGCTCCGCCCACATTCCGCTGTCATCATTGCACTCGGCGTGAGCTCCATCCTCACAACCTGCTCAGAG AGCATGTTCTGCTGTGATGGTGGCTGGTTGCTAAGGCTGGTTCATGTTGCCGTGGGGGCGGTTTGTCTCCTGGGTGTGGTCATCACAGTATTTCTGACAGAAACAAGACTTGTGCAGTTTGTCAGGACTCAGCTGTTACCCAAATACAGCAAGAAACATACATGA
- the c6h1orf74 gene encoding UPF0739 protein C1orf74 homolog isoform X1 gives MVASSEMLISAAQKLLCPRKKRLSPSTCLDVTVQIMAVDLGVKPALLYDSNTASPEQLQMYLKSLQESGVVTNPLRILSIDENTFIFNPATIESHLDDILQSKSVLLIDICPSIKQPVLVGFEKTTEDMIKTLSELFMSELEKGSSVIVLGEELYNDWNLCTLFGLLLGYPASYWFDQTKGFGNCLCMTPLVVSTVWVKWQIDDINHRCCLYSFSVPEELWSEVQSHVQRWTEHLRERFNKQLVLTDLCFSRDTVTLPSVTL, from the coding sequence ATGGTTGCTTCATCAGAAATGCTCATCTCTGCCGCACAGAAGTTATTGTGTCCTCGCAAGAAACGTTTGTCCCCGTCCACGTGTCTTGATGTGACTGTTCAAATAATGGCTGTGGATCTGGGCGTCAAACCAGCGCTGCTTTACGACAGTAATACAGCATCTCCAGAGCAGCTTCAGATGTACCTCAAATCTCTACAGGAGTCTGGTGTTGTAACCAATCCACTACGGATTCTGTCAATTGATGAAAACACGTTCATTTTTAATCCTGCCACTATTGAGTCCCACTTGGATGATATTCTCCAAAGCAAAAGTGTCCTCCTGATTGACATATGTCCCTCAATAAAACAACCGGTCTTGGTTGGTTTTGAAAAGACAACCGAGGATATGATCAAAACTCTTTCAGAACTCTTCATGAGTGAGCTGGAGAAAGGCTCCTCAGTGATTGTGTTGGGAGAGGAACTGTATAATGACTGGAACTTGTGCACTCTTTTTGGACTCCTGTTAGGTTATCCGGCCTCGTACTGGTTTGACCAAACGAAAGGATTTGGGAACTGTTTGTGTATGACACCACTGGTGGTGAGCACGGTTTGGGTAAAATGGCAAATAGATGACATAAATCATCGCTGTTGTCTTTACTCATTTAGTGTTCCTGAAGAGCTCTGGTCAGAGGTACAAAGTCATGTGCAACGGTGGACTGAGCACCTGAGAGAGAGATTTAACAAACAGCTGGTTCTGACTGATCTCTGCTTTTCTAGAGATACTGTCACTTTGCCCTCTGTGACACTCTGA
- the c6h1orf74 gene encoding UPF0739 protein C1orf74 homolog isoform X2 gives MLISAAQKLLCPRKKRLSPSTCLDVTVQIMAVDLGVKPALLYDSNTASPEQLQMYLKSLQESGVVTNPLRILSIDENTFIFNPATIESHLDDILQSKSVLLIDICPSIKQPVLVGFEKTTEDMIKTLSELFMSELEKGSSVIVLGEELYNDWNLCTLFGLLLGYPASYWFDQTKGFGNCLCMTPLVVSTVWVKWQIDDINHRCCLYSFSVPEELWSEVQSHVQRWTEHLRERFNKQLVLTDLCFSRDTVTLPSVTL, from the coding sequence ATGCTCATCTCTGCCGCACAGAAGTTATTGTGTCCTCGCAAGAAACGTTTGTCCCCGTCCACGTGTCTTGATGTGACTGTTCAAATAATGGCTGTGGATCTGGGCGTCAAACCAGCGCTGCTTTACGACAGTAATACAGCATCTCCAGAGCAGCTTCAGATGTACCTCAAATCTCTACAGGAGTCTGGTGTTGTAACCAATCCACTACGGATTCTGTCAATTGATGAAAACACGTTCATTTTTAATCCTGCCACTATTGAGTCCCACTTGGATGATATTCTCCAAAGCAAAAGTGTCCTCCTGATTGACATATGTCCCTCAATAAAACAACCGGTCTTGGTTGGTTTTGAAAAGACAACCGAGGATATGATCAAAACTCTTTCAGAACTCTTCATGAGTGAGCTGGAGAAAGGCTCCTCAGTGATTGTGTTGGGAGAGGAACTGTATAATGACTGGAACTTGTGCACTCTTTTTGGACTCCTGTTAGGTTATCCGGCCTCGTACTGGTTTGACCAAACGAAAGGATTTGGGAACTGTTTGTGTATGACACCACTGGTGGTGAGCACGGTTTGGGTAAAATGGCAAATAGATGACATAAATCATCGCTGTTGTCTTTACTCATTTAGTGTTCCTGAAGAGCTCTGGTCAGAGGTACAAAGTCATGTGCAACGGTGGACTGAGCACCTGAGAGAGAGATTTAACAAACAGCTGGTTCTGACTGATCTCTGCTTTTCTAGAGATACTGTCACTTTGCCCTCTGTGACACTCTGA
- the LOC113095141 gene encoding NAD-dependent protein lipoamidase sirtuin-4, mitochondrial, with protein MLCSWRSLPPRVAVGRCASTIQANVQRFVPASGSVDSNALEQLQAFVSNASRLFVISGAGLSTESGIPDYRSEGVGLYARTDRRPMQHSEFVRSAKSRQRYWARNYVGWPQFSSHQPNPAHFALRDWEEKGKLHWLVTQNVDALHLKAGQRRLTELHGSTHRVVCLDCGQLTPRAELQKRFAALNPGWAASAGGVAPDGDVFLEDEQVLNFTVPACDACGGVLKPEVTFFGDVVNRTTVNFVHDKLAESDAVLVAGSSLQVFSGYRFLLAASERKLPIAIVNIGPTRADHLTDIKVSVRCGEVLPAIQL; from the exons ATGTTGTGTTCATGGAGATCCCTGCCTCCTCGTGTGGCAGTGGGAAGATGTGCCTCTACAATACAAGCTAATGTGCAACGATTTGTTCCTGCAAGTGGCTCAGTTGACTCCAATGCTTTGGAACAACTCCAGGCCTTTGTGTCGAATGCTTCTCGTTTGTTTGTGATAAGCGGTGCCGGACTCTCAACCGAATCTGGAATTCCAGACTATAGATCAGAAGGTGTGGGACTTTACGCACGCACTGACAGGCGGCCTATGCAACACTCAGAGTTTGTACGCAGTGCGAAATCGAGGCAGCGATACTGGGCAAGGAACTACGTGGGGTGGCCGCAGTTCTCCTCTCACCAGCCGAATCCAGCGCATTTCGCATTGCGGGACTGGGAGGAAAAGGGAAAACTGCACTGGCTCGTCACTCAAAATGTAGATGCATTACACTTAAAGGCTGGACAACGGAGACTAACTGAACTTCATGGATCTACACATCG GGTTGTGTGTTTGGACTGCGGGCAGCTTACTCCACGTGCTGAGCTTCAGAAGCGTTTTGCAGCTCTAAACCCTGGCTGGGCAGCAAGTGCAGGTGGTGTGGCCCCAGATGGAGACGTGTTTCTGGAGGACGAGCAGGTGCTGAACTTCACAGTACCTGCTTGTGATGCCTGTGGCGGTGTGCTTAAACCTGAGGTGACGTTCTTTGGTGACGTAGTGAACCGGACTACAGTTAACTTTGTGCATGACAAGCTGGCTGAGTCTGATGCTGTGCTTGTGGCTGGATCTTCTCTTCAG GTTTTTTCAGGGTACCGCTTTCTTCTTGCTGCTAGTGAAAGAAAGCTTCCAATAGCTATTGTGAATATAGGACCCACTAGAGCTGATCATCTTACTGACATCAAAGTGAGTGTGCGCTGTGGAGAAGTTCTGCCGGCCATTCAGCTGTGA